The proteins below come from a single Treponema phagedenis genomic window:
- the sufD gene encoding Fe-S cluster assembly protein SufD encodes MKANNYFKRLDYTKEDIDSRPFSNMRVKVQNGEWQPVEDFLQTAPAEYSRKVFDFTKSEREKYCGLGKLYTEEVKTKRNAGVHIRIPKNSAASEVFIHFSFDDENSVLFDQSYIEIEEGARAKIFFYLDSKTIPETAIFRNGLITVRAGKNSELEFIKVQNITPTGTNFETMKIDAGEKSAVRLYDIQLGGKTVGVSNSTYMKEEWADVQIYPLYFADNDRRMDLEQNFIINGQNSHGLIAARGALKNTAKKIFRGNIFLNKGCSHSIARFSDNTIMLNKTAVGTSIPTIFCDEDDVVGEHAASFEAIDGDKLYYLMTRGFDEFSAKKLIIEAAFKPVFAMIEDNDIRQTLVDEFDIHLEEMKA; translated from the coding sequence ATGAAAGCAAATAATTATTTTAAGCGTCTTGATTATACAAAAGAAGATATCGATTCGCGTCCTTTTTCAAACATGAGAGTGAAGGTGCAGAACGGCGAATGGCAGCCTGTAGAAGATTTTTTACAAACCGCACCCGCCGAGTATAGCAGAAAAGTTTTTGATTTTACCAAGTCGGAGCGGGAAAAATATTGCGGCTTGGGAAAGCTTTATACCGAAGAGGTAAAAACAAAACGGAATGCCGGCGTGCATATCCGCATTCCGAAAAACTCTGCGGCATCCGAAGTGTTTATTCATTTTTCATTTGATGATGAAAACTCTGTTTTGTTTGACCAAAGCTATATTGAAATTGAAGAAGGAGCTCGGGCAAAAATATTTTTCTATCTTGATTCTAAAACAATTCCGGAAACGGCAATTTTCAGGAACGGACTTATCACGGTGCGTGCGGGAAAAAATTCCGAGCTTGAGTTTATTAAGGTGCAAAACATTACGCCCACCGGTACGAACTTTGAAACTATGAAAATTGATGCGGGCGAAAAATCCGCAGTGCGGCTTTACGATATTCAACTTGGCGGAAAAACAGTCGGCGTGTCGAACTCAACATATATGAAAGAAGAGTGGGCGGATGTGCAGATTTATCCGTTATATTTTGCAGACAACGATCGCAGAATGGATTTAGAGCAAAACTTTATTATTAACGGACAAAATTCGCACGGGTTGATTGCAGCGCGCGGGGCGTTAAAGAATACGGCAAAAAAAATATTTCGAGGAAATATTTTTTTAAACAAAGGCTGCAGTCATTCAATCGCAAGGTTTTCGGACAACACTATCATGCTGAATAAAACCGCTGTCGGCACAAGCATTCCCACTATTTTTTGCGATGAAGATGATGTGGTTGGCGAACACGCTGCAAGCTTTGAAGCAATCGACGGAGACAAACTCTATTATTTAATGACGCGCGGTTTTGATGAGTTCAGTGCAAAAAAACTTATTATTGAAGCCGCCTTTAAACCGGT